A single region of the Phycisphaerae bacterium RAS1 genome encodes:
- a CDS encoding photosystem I assembly protein Ycf3, whose translation MTTQAQAFQTGIEVDRQAAELAALRRMLDIAAGESSFSIAVCNSPPLRDHLIGELARSHPGVETLSVPPSTTDLFAFASKHAAHVGRRALFIVDFEKSLPGAADLATSLPGDDPLRSALHVLNASRDRWRDVFPVPILIWLPEYGAALLSRHARDFWSLVRHRFEFVIDTVTGAPPAPLEHFDDIDWASNLDATAKQFRIAELEQRLKDAGDPPKEELLPFVLYWLDELGFLYHMVGNLDAAIRVREQSIRIGESLDSPNTVATALGNLGLIYQKRGDLEEAERMHRKALEITEKLGRLEGMANQYGNLGLIHRKRGDLDEAERMHRKALEIEERLGRLKGMASEYGNLGLIYDRRGELEEAMRMHRKSLEIEEKLGWLEGMAGQYGNIALIFRKLGDLDEAERMHRKALEINEKLGRLEGMARDYANLGATYEARAELAEARRLWTLARDIFRKVGMKPEEAKVQSCLDRLPPDQPAP comes from the coding sequence ATGACGACGCAGGCACAGGCTTTTCAGACCGGAATCGAGGTTGACCGCCAGGCCGCCGAGCTTGCCGCGCTGCGCCGAATGCTCGACATTGCCGCCGGCGAGTCTTCCTTCAGCATCGCCGTTTGCAATAGCCCGCCGCTGCGCGACCACCTGATCGGCGAGCTGGCGCGCTCTCACCCCGGCGTCGAGACGCTGAGCGTCCCCCCCTCCACGACCGACCTCTTCGCCTTCGCGAGCAAGCACGCCGCCCACGTCGGGAGACGAGCGTTGTTCATCGTTGACTTCGAGAAGTCGCTGCCGGGCGCAGCCGACCTGGCGACCAGCCTGCCTGGCGACGATCCCTTACGAAGCGCGCTACACGTTCTGAACGCGTCGCGCGATCGCTGGCGTGATGTGTTTCCCGTTCCCATCCTCATCTGGCTGCCGGAGTACGGCGCGGCGCTGCTCTCGCGGCATGCGCGCGATTTCTGGTCGCTGGTTCGCCACCGCTTCGAGTTCGTCATCGACACGGTCACGGGAGCTCCGCCCGCTCCGCTGGAGCACTTTGACGACATCGACTGGGCGTCCAACCTGGACGCCACCGCCAAGCAGTTCCGCATCGCCGAGCTGGAGCAGCGCCTCAAGGACGCGGGCGACCCGCCGAAGGAAGAACTTCTGCCATTTGTCTTGTATTGGCTGGATGAGCTTGGATTCCTCTACCACATGGTCGGGAACCTCGACGCCGCCATCCGCGTCCGCGAACAGTCAATCAGGATTGGTGAATCGCTGGACTCCCCGAACACGGTCGCAACCGCACTCGGCAACCTCGGCCTGATCTACCAGAAACGCGGCGACCTGGAAGAAGCCGAGCGGATGCACCGCAAGGCGCTGGAAATCACCGAGAAACTCGGCCGACTCGAAGGCATGGCCAACCAGTATGGCAACCTCGGCCTGATCCACCGAAAGCGCGGCGACCTGGACGAAGCCGAGCGGATGCACCGCAAGGCGCTGGAAATCGAAGAGCGGCTCGGCCGACTTAAAGGCATGGCCAGCGAGTACGGCAACCTCGGCCTGATCTACGATAGGCGCGGCGAGCTGGAGGAAGCCATGCGGATGCACCGCAAGTCGCTGGAAATTGAAGAGAAGCTCGGCTGGCTCGAAGGCATGGCCGGCCAGTACGGCAATATCGCCCTAATCTTCCGGAAGCTCGGCGATCTGGACGAAGCCGAGCGGATGCACCGCAAGGCGCTCGAAATTAACGAGAAACTGGGCCGACTTGAAGGCATGGCCCGCGATTATGCAAACCTCGGCGCAACCTACGAGGCGCGTGCCGAACTCGCCGAAGCGCGCCGCCTCTGGACGCTGGCACGCGACATCTTCAGAAAAGTGGGAATGAAGCCCGAGGAAGCCAAAGTGCAATCCTGCCTCGACCGCCTGCCCCCCGATCAACCAGCCCCGTAG
- the ampC gene encoding Beta-lactamase — translation MFVLRRIVGVLACVIGGLAYAGDLGSLLAARRDELKFPGAAAALVRDGKIVAEGVCGVRKLGAPENIAPADLLMIGSCGKSCTRLLIGRLAERGLLTFDSTLAALLPDVPMRDEYRTVTIANILGHRGGIPAYTEISPQRTPILFEEKGTPLERRARFAAHVLQEPPAAPAGTRMVYSNAGYGLLGHIAERLAKKPFEELIRDEVFAPLQMKSAFVGFPNSGPGREGLFGHLKGDDGTFEPAQRQRTPLPAIAPAGLMSCSIGDFARLAAQLAACEAGKPGEFLKPETAARIRELRPGGGGSGREGGGEGGGEGEIFYGGDGLYTAAFALWPSKGVAIVVGTNAGESDEICEAIINAAREKYAPDVSIADGGPTPPAGKRPRFGFGIEASSPDDLRISQVRPGSPAEKAGLKVDDRIVAINGKSLAELSEEQRMQAFYSSPLTLTLERGGKPLTVTIESPN, via the coding sequence ATGTTCGTGCTGCGGCGAATCGTCGGCGTACTGGCGTGCGTAATCGGCGGACTGGCGTACGCGGGCGACCTCGGTTCGCTCCTGGCGGCGCGACGCGATGAGCTGAAGTTCCCCGGCGCCGCCGCCGCGCTCGTTCGCGACGGAAAGATCGTCGCCGAGGGAGTCTGCGGCGTGCGAAAGCTCGGTGCGCCCGAGAATATCGCGCCCGCCGACCTGTTGATGATCGGTTCGTGCGGCAAATCTTGCACGCGCCTGCTGATCGGGCGGCTGGCGGAGCGCGGGCTGCTGACGTTCGACTCCACGCTCGCCGCGTTGCTGCCCGACGTGCCGATGCGCGACGAGTATCGCACGGTCACGATCGCAAATATCCTCGGCCATCGCGGCGGCATTCCCGCGTATACGGAGATCAGCCCGCAGCGCACGCCGATTCTCTTCGAAGAAAAGGGCACGCCGCTGGAGCGCCGGGCGCGCTTCGCGGCGCACGTGCTGCAGGAGCCTCCCGCGGCGCCGGCGGGGACGCGCATGGTCTACTCAAACGCCGGCTACGGGCTGCTGGGCCACATTGCCGAACGACTGGCAAAGAAGCCGTTTGAAGAGCTGATCCGGGATGAGGTGTTCGCGCCGCTGCAGATGAAATCGGCTTTCGTCGGCTTCCCGAACAGCGGCCCCGGGCGCGAGGGTCTGTTCGGCCACCTCAAGGGCGATGACGGCACGTTCGAACCCGCACAGCGGCAGCGAACGCCTCTGCCGGCGATCGCCCCCGCCGGACTGATGAGCTGCTCGATCGGCGATTTTGCCAGGCTCGCCGCCCAGCTCGCGGCCTGCGAAGCCGGCAAGCCGGGCGAATTCCTGAAGCCCGAGACCGCCGCCCGCATCCGCGAGCTGCGCCCCGGCGGCGGCGGGAGCGGCCGCGAAGGTGGCGGCGAAGGCGGCGGTGAAGGCGAAATCTTTTACGGCGGCGACGGCCTCTACACAGCGGCGTTCGCGCTCTGGCCCAGCAAGGGCGTCGCGATCGTCGTCGGCACCAACGCCGGCGAGAGCGATGAAATCTGCGAAGCGATCATCAACGCCGCCCGCGAGAAGTACGCTCCCGACGTTTCAATCGCCGACGGCGGCCCGACACCGCCCGCCGGCAAGCGCCCGCGCTTCGGCTTCGGCATCGAAGCCAGCAGCCCCGACGATTTGCGAATCTCGCAAGTGCGCCCCGGCTCGCCTGCGGAGAAGGCGGGACTCAAGGTTGACGATCGGATCGTGGCGATCAACGGCAAGTCGCTGGCAGAGCTGAGCGAAGAGCAGCGAATGCAGGCGTTCTACTCGTCGCCGCTGACGCTGACCCTGGAACGCGGCGGCAAACCGCTCACGGTAACGATCGAGAGTCCCAACTAA
- the lpdA gene encoding Dihydrolipoyl dehydrogenase produces the protein MVVGELTEEVQLVVIGGGPGGYVAAFRAADLGVQTAIIEDSPLLGGVCLREGCIPSKALLHVAHVIEDTQEAAAWGVEFKPPAINFDKVRGWRQQVVDRLCGGVKTLAGKRNIRIINGRARFEDSRTLRIEGGEVTRLKFKNAIVATGSRPRKLPESLIPASCCIDSTAALEMNPFPKSLLIVGGGYIGLELGQVYAALGCKVTVVEALDRLLPGCDDDLARVLAARLKKQFEAIHTGVKLESAQPTGGGVEVKFSKASENHKLLFDRVLVSVGRQPNSDGLGLEKTKVTVNERGFIVVDQARRTTDKRIYAVGDVAGDPMLAHKASREGIVAAESIAGKPSVYDVRAVPAVVYTSPEIAWCGVTESEAKQKNMDVKIGKFPWGASGRAIAMGRPEGLTKIIVDSRSERVLGVGIAGARAGDLIAEAVLAIEMGAHVEDLAMTIHPHPATSETIMEAAENVLGTAIHVAK, from the coding sequence GTGGTTGTCGGCGAACTCACCGAAGAGGTGCAACTGGTCGTCATCGGCGGCGGGCCGGGCGGGTACGTGGCGGCATTCCGGGCCGCCGACCTGGGGGTGCAGACCGCGATCATTGAGGATTCGCCGCTGCTCGGCGGCGTCTGCCTGCGCGAGGGCTGCATTCCGTCGAAAGCCCTGCTGCATGTCGCGCACGTGATCGAGGACACGCAGGAAGCCGCCGCCTGGGGCGTCGAATTCAAGCCGCCCGCCATCAATTTCGACAAGGTCCGCGGCTGGCGACAGCAGGTGGTCGATCGCCTGTGCGGCGGCGTCAAGACGCTCGCCGGCAAGCGCAATATCCGCATCATCAACGGACGGGCGCGCTTCGAGGATTCGCGCACGCTGAGAATCGAAGGCGGCGAGGTCACACGGCTGAAATTCAAGAACGCGATCGTCGCCACCGGTTCGCGGCCCAGGAAACTGCCCGAGTCGCTCATCCCCGCCTCCTGCTGCATCGACTCCACCGCCGCGCTCGAGATGAACCCGTTCCCGAAGTCGCTCCTGATCGTCGGCGGCGGATACATCGGCCTGGAGCTGGGGCAGGTCTACGCCGCGCTCGGCTGCAAAGTGACCGTCGTTGAAGCGCTCGATCGCCTGCTGCCCGGCTGTGATGACGACCTCGCCCGTGTCTTGGCGGCGCGGCTGAAAAAGCAGTTCGAGGCGATCCACACCGGAGTCAAGCTCGAATCGGCCCAGCCCACCGGCGGCGGCGTCGAGGTGAAATTCAGCAAGGCGAGCGAGAACCACAAGCTGCTCTTCGACCGCGTGCTCGTCTCCGTCGGCCGACAGCCGAACTCCGACGGCCTGGGCCTTGAAAAAACGAAGGTCACCGTCAACGAGCGCGGCTTCATCGTCGTCGATCAGGCCCGCCGCACGACTGACAAGCGCATTTACGCGGTCGGCGACGTGGCCGGCGACCCGATGCTGGCCCACAAGGCCAGCCGCGAGGGCATCGTCGCGGCCGAGTCGATCGCCGGTAAGCCGAGCGTCTACGACGTGCGCGCCGTGCCGGCGGTGGTCTACACCAGCCCGGAAATTGCCTGGTGCGGCGTGACGGAGAGCGAAGCGAAACAGAAGAACATGGACGTGAAGATCGGCAAGTTCCCCTGGGGCGCGTCGGGCCGCGCGATCGCGATGGGCCGCCCGGAGGGACTGACCAAGATCATTGTGGATTCCAGGAGCGAGCGCGTCCTGGGCGTCGGCATCGCCGGCGCTCGCGCCGGCGACCTGATCGCCGAGGCGGTGCTGGCGATTGAGATGGGCGCGCACGTCGAGGACCTGGCAATGACGATTCACCCGCATCCGGCGACGTCGGAGACGATCATGGAAGCGGCCGAAAACGTGTTGGGGACCGCGATTCACGTGGCGAAGTAG
- the rph gene encoding Ribonuclease PH: MRSDGRRPDQLRPVIIRRGFTRSAAGSVLMQTGETIVLCTASIEEGVPEWREASGAGWLTAEYDMLPASTSSRKPRNRTKVDGRTQEIQRLIGRSLRAAVRLDRLGPNTLFIDCDVLQADGGTRTASVTGAHVALCDAVAEGRRRGLWGADVIETAVAAVSVGIVGGEALLDLNYREDSAAEVDCNLVRTAAGRWIEVQATGERATFTDEQLLAMQLVGRQGIEALFEAQRRALAGEAV, translated from the coding sequence ATGCGTAGCGACGGCCGACGGCCCGACCAGTTGCGCCCCGTGATCATCCGCCGCGGCTTTACGCGCAGCGCGGCCGGCTCCGTGCTGATGCAGACTGGCGAGACGATCGTGCTCTGCACCGCCAGCATTGAAGAGGGCGTCCCGGAGTGGCGCGAAGCGAGCGGCGCCGGGTGGCTCACGGCTGAATACGACATGTTGCCCGCCTCGACTTCCTCGCGCAAGCCACGCAACCGAACCAAGGTGGACGGCCGGACGCAGGAGATTCAGCGGCTCATCGGCCGCAGCCTGCGGGCCGCGGTGCGGCTGGATCGGCTGGGGCCAAATACGCTCTTCATCGATTGCGACGTACTTCAAGCCGACGGCGGGACTCGAACGGCATCGGTGACCGGCGCCCATGTCGCGCTGTGCGACGCGGTCGCTGAAGGTCGCCGTCGCGGACTGTGGGGCGCGGACGTGATCGAAACCGCCGTGGCCGCGGTCAGCGTGGGCATCGTCGGCGGTGAGGCGCTGCTCGACCTGAACTACCGCGAGGATTCGGCCGCGGAAGTGGACTGCAACCTCGTAAGAACCGCCGCCGGACGCTGGATCGAAGTGCAGGCGACGGGAGAACGGGCGACCTTCACCGACGAGCAACTGTTGGCGATGCAGCTCGTCGGGCGGCAGGGCATCGAGGCCCTCTTTGAGGCGCAGCGGCGTGCGTTGGCAGGGGAGGCCGTCTGA
- the pknB_7 gene encoding Serine/threonine-protein kinase PknB, with amino-acid sequence MATLPGHCPPPDALEAAAVGRETPEELREHLAACMTCRTVLERIREDNRFLSGFAVNGALPAVALPRETNYQIDVPGYEIVREIRRGGQGVVYQAVQRSTKRDVAIKVMRQGPFATLADRSRFDREVETLSKLDHPNIVTVHDAGVVAGFHYFVMNYIDGRPLDELPDWRSWTAAVGEPQDASSSDDSVIAAPLPPRKAAVAPLIRLFIKVCDAVHAAHLRGVIHRDLKPSNIRVDRSGEPFVLDFGLAKSVDAVADSAATRTGQFVGSLPWAAPEQVEGASSRIDLRTDVYSLGAILYQLLTGASPFDVGSNLRDAFDDILNREPRRPSAIVVASGAPRIDDELDTIVLKCLSKDRERRYQSAGELARDLRLYLAGEPIQAKSDSAMYVLRKTLKRYRYRVFAGSAFVLLLAVFSVVMAVLYRRSTVLEQQASSSAESLADLLSYSNVEQGRMSGMLGNLEQAEQLLWGELLTRRGPGQGTRLRLNDPPGPPEAYWALWELYRRRPCRMTLASPPGVVRNLTCDATGAHLWATVSGSSLEQLDLSGGCRERVDLGFDPGTRMSLPRAGGRAAIAPSSDGWSIWVRGGGAPVPLPRVSNTDDSAVSFSEDGARVAVVRDGEAIVMTLSPAGTLAQFSVGEAICAAALSPDGRRLAARDRVGGLYVWEIDGQRLVRRAAPSVRPREAALLFGPLLFSPNGRRLADGWAEIAGRIWNLDPDPPTATPLAEAPGGHRTLAFSPDSRLLAVGDLVGAVRIFDAESCACLDRFIAHAARIYSIGFTANPLCLWTAGTGEMRCWEVDRSAGVRTLRLAGDRLHTVDFTADGEALLAAGGLGTLYTFDVTSGALSATPVGDSATICAVAASPDGRRCAVATYGGAAYVWDSRLPVGPPIKLPHAAPLSYLCFSPDGSRLATASGDRVIRIWRVDQATPEQELLGASDRIPQVTFDPNGTRLAGALRSGALMAWDLKSGQYETWRGPTNAPLRTARFSPDGRWLIVAGADRTVDVWDAHTAARVASLVGHNQEIYAFDVSPAGDLIASGDTGGVIRVWHLGLRRPLASLDGHSDPVMDLSFSPDGMSLASASLDGTVRLWDLAYHATHIAGNVESQLARIGGDAIDSARAAAWRDWARGKLHGE; translated from the coding sequence ATGGCGACACTTCCCGGTCACTGTCCGCCGCCCGACGCACTCGAAGCCGCCGCCGTCGGCCGCGAGACGCCGGAGGAGCTGCGCGAGCACCTGGCCGCCTGCATGACGTGCCGGACGGTGCTGGAGCGGATCAGGGAGGATAACCGCTTCCTCAGCGGCTTCGCCGTCAACGGGGCGCTGCCCGCGGTCGCCTTGCCGCGCGAGACGAACTACCAGATCGATGTGCCGGGCTACGAGATCGTCCGCGAAATACGCCGGGGCGGACAGGGCGTCGTTTACCAGGCGGTGCAGCGCTCCACCAAGCGCGATGTGGCGATCAAAGTGATGCGGCAGGGGCCGTTTGCGACGCTGGCGGACCGCTCGCGCTTCGACCGCGAGGTGGAGACGCTCAGCAAGCTCGACCACCCGAACATCGTCACCGTGCACGACGCTGGTGTGGTGGCCGGTTTTCACTACTTCGTCATGAACTACATCGACGGGCGGCCGCTGGACGAACTGCCCGACTGGCGCTCGTGGACAGCGGCCGTCGGCGAGCCGCAGGACGCGTCGTCGAGCGATGACAGCGTGATCGCCGCGCCGCTTCCGCCGCGAAAGGCGGCCGTGGCTCCGCTGATTCGCCTGTTCATCAAGGTGTGCGACGCGGTTCACGCGGCCCATCTGCGCGGCGTGATTCACCGCGACCTGAAGCCCAGCAACATCCGCGTGGATCGCAGCGGCGAGCCGTTCGTGCTGGATTTCGGCCTGGCCAAGTCGGTCGACGCCGTCGCCGACTCGGCCGCGACGCGCACCGGGCAGTTCGTCGGGTCGCTGCCGTGGGCCGCGCCGGAGCAGGTGGAAGGCGCGTCCTCGCGAATCGACCTGCGAACCGACGTCTATTCGCTGGGGGCGATTCTCTATCAACTGCTGACCGGCGCCTCGCCCTTCGACGTCGGAAGCAATCTACGTGACGCCTTCGACGACATTTTGAATCGCGAGCCGAGACGCCCCAGCGCCATCGTGGTCGCCTCCGGCGCGCCGCGCATTGATGACGAGCTGGATACCATCGTCCTCAAGTGTCTCTCCAAAGACCGCGAGCGCCGCTACCAGAGCGCCGGCGAGCTCGCCAGAGACCTGCGGCTCTACCTGGCCGGCGAGCCGATCCAGGCCAAGAGCGACAGCGCCATGTACGTGCTGCGCAAGACGCTGAAGCGCTACCGCTATCGCGTCTTCGCCGGCTCGGCCTTCGTCCTGCTGCTGGCGGTGTTCAGCGTGGTGATGGCGGTGCTCTACCGCCGCTCGACCGTGCTGGAGCAGCAGGCGTCGAGCTCGGCGGAATCCCTGGCCGACCTGCTTTCGTACAGCAACGTCGAGCAAGGCCGCATGTCCGGGATGCTCGGCAACCTGGAACAGGCCGAGCAGTTGCTGTGGGGCGAGCTGTTGACGCGGCGCGGGCCGGGGCAGGGGACGCGGCTCCGCCTCAATGACCCGCCCGGCCCGCCGGAAGCATACTGGGCGTTGTGGGAGCTTTATCGCCGGCGCCCGTGCCGGATGACGCTCGCCTCCCCGCCGGGAGTCGTTCGCAACCTGACGTGCGACGCGACGGGGGCGCATCTGTGGGCGACCGTGAGTGGATCGAGTTTGGAACAACTCGATCTGTCCGGTGGCTGCCGGGAGCGGGTTGACCTGGGCTTCGACCCCGGAACCCGAATGTCATTGCCGCGCGCCGGCGGGCGCGCCGCGATCGCGCCCTCGAGCGACGGCTGGTCGATCTGGGTGCGCGGCGGCGGGGCGCCGGTGCCTCTGCCGCGCGTTTCAAACACCGATGACAGCGCGGTCTCGTTTTCGGAGGACGGCGCCCGGGTTGCCGTGGTCCGTGACGGCGAAGCGATCGTGATGACGCTCTCGCCCGCAGGCACGTTGGCGCAGTTCAGCGTCGGCGAAGCGATCTGCGCCGCCGCCCTTTCGCCGGACGGCCGGCGTCTGGCCGCACGGGACCGGGTCGGCGGGTTGTATGTTTGGGAAATCGACGGGCAGCGACTGGTGCGCCGGGCCGCGCCCAGCGTTCGGCCGCGCGAAGCGGCATTGCTCTTCGGGCCGCTGCTATTCTCGCCGAACGGCCGCCGGCTGGCCGACGGTTGGGCGGAAATCGCCGGCCGGATTTGGAATCTCGATCCTGATCCGCCGACGGCGACGCCTCTGGCCGAGGCGCCGGGCGGACACCGCACGCTGGCATTCAGCCCGGACAGTCGGCTCCTGGCGGTCGGCGATCTGGTTGGCGCGGTGCGCATTTTCGACGCCGAGTCGTGCGCATGCCTCGATCGGTTCATCGCCCACGCGGCGCGCATTTACAGCATCGGGTTTACGGCCAACCCCCTGTGTCTTTGGACGGCGGGCACTGGCGAGATGCGCTGCTGGGAAGTGGATCGCTCGGCGGGTGTCCGCACGCTGCGCCTGGCGGGCGACCGGCTGCACACGGTGGACTTCACCGCGGACGGCGAGGCGCTGCTGGCCGCGGGCGGTCTCGGCACGCTGTACACGTTTGATGTCACGAGCGGCGCGCTTTCGGCGACGCCCGTCGGCGATTCCGCCACCATCTGCGCCGTGGCGGCCTCGCCGGACGGCCGCCGCTGCGCCGTGGCGACCTACGGCGGGGCTGCGTACGTGTGGGATTCGCGCCTGCCGGTCGGGCCTCCGATCAAGCTCCCGCACGCGGCGCCGCTGAGCTACCTGTGCTTCAGCCCCGACGGGTCGCGACTGGCCACGGCGTCCGGCGACCGAGTCATCCGAATCTGGCGTGTCGATCAGGCGACTCCCGAGCAGGAGCTGCTAGGCGCCAGCGACCGCATTCCGCAAGTGACGTTCGACCCGAACGGGACGCGGCTTGCCGGCGCGCTGCGGTCCGGGGCGCTGATGGCGTGGGATCTCAAGTCGGGACAGTACGAGACCTGGCGCGGGCCGACCAATGCACCGCTGCGGACGGCGCGATTCTCGCCCGACGGCCGCTGGCTGATCGTGGCCGGCGCCGACCGCACGGTCGATGTCTGGGACGCGCACACGGCGGCCAGGGTCGCGTCACTGGTCGGGCACAATCAGGAAATCTACGCCTTCGACGTCAGCCCCGCGGGCGACCTGATCGCCAGCGGCGACACCGGCGGCGTCATTCGCGTCTGGCACCTGGGCCTGCGGCGCCCGTTGGCGTCGCTGGACGGGCACAGCGATCCGGTGATGGACCTGAGCTTCTCGCCGGACGGAATGTCGCTGGCGTCGGCTTCTCTGGACGGCACGGTGCGCCTGTGGGACCTTGCGTATCACGCCACGCACATTGCGGGAAACGTGGAGAGCCAGTTGGCGCGCATCGGCGGCGATGCGATCGACTCCGCGCGGGCCGCCGCATGGCGCGACTGGGCCCGCGGGAAGCTGCACGGAGAGTAG
- the sigD_2 gene encoding ECF RNA polymerase sigma factor SigD: MSPLTATITTTELLDGLHQQGNRVAWGEFDRRYRPILVGFLRRMGLDEADAADVAQETLTCFVQDYRLKKYDRQQGRLRSWLIGIARYRLADLRRAKGRRRELRGESAFENEPQDADADSIWEAETKRVIFEQAVSELRHTSRFNERTIEAFERVVLKHEDVDAVSAQMGLTAQEIYNAKNRVVERLREIVKRYEEALIGG, translated from the coding sequence GTGTCTCCGCTGACCGCCACGATTACGACCACCGAACTCCTCGATGGCCTGCACCAGCAGGGGAATCGCGTGGCGTGGGGCGAATTCGATCGGCGCTACCGCCCGATCCTGGTGGGGTTCCTGCGGCGGATGGGGCTGGACGAGGCCGATGCGGCCGACGTGGCGCAAGAGACGCTGACGTGCTTCGTGCAGGACTACCGGCTTAAAAAGTATGACCGGCAGCAGGGACGGCTGCGGTCGTGGCTGATCGGGATCGCACGCTACCGTCTGGCGGACCTGCGGCGGGCGAAGGGCCGGCGGCGCGAGTTGCGCGGCGAGTCGGCGTTTGAGAATGAGCCGCAGGATGCGGACGCCGACTCGATCTGGGAGGCGGAAACCAAGCGCGTGATCTTCGAGCAGGCGGTGAGCGAACTGAGGCACACGTCCCGGTTCAACGAGCGGACGATCGAGGCGTTTGAGCGGGTGGTGTTGAAGCACGAAGACGTGGATGCGGTGTCCGCGCAGATGGGGCTGACGGCTCAAGAGATTTACAACGCGAAGAACCGGGTGGTGGAGCGGCTGCGGGAGATTGTGAAGCGGTATGAGGAGGCGCTGATTGGGGGGTGA
- a CDS encoding PhoH-like protein translates to MELSVTLAEPHRRAELFGAGDRHLRRIRELLEVRIQARNATVRLMGEAPNVAKAAAVLERMQKLLHGREYLDDAEVDEAFAEVEEREAGAAHDGLTVFARDAALSPRTDGQREYVEAMLKHDMVFCLGPAGTGKTYLAVAVAVHLLKHARTKRIALVRPAVEAGEKLGFLPGDLQAKVNPYLRPLFDAMHDMMTYDQLKRFMVSDVIEVIPLAYMRGRTLNNAVIILDEAQNATPSQMLMFLTRLGHHSKMIVTGDDSQTDLPPGTQSGLVDAVQRLRGVRGIDIVRLRESDIVRHRLVQDVVARYGQGRETDNRNGTGGPINERHGYDRPETIEIRESDGDNRD, encoded by the coding sequence ATGGAACTCAGCGTCACGCTGGCGGAGCCGCATCGACGGGCCGAGCTGTTCGGGGCCGGGGACCGGCATCTGCGCCGCATCCGCGAGTTGCTCGAGGTGCGGATTCAGGCCCGCAACGCGACGGTGCGGCTCATGGGGGAGGCGCCGAATGTGGCCAAGGCGGCGGCGGTACTGGAGCGGATGCAGAAGCTGCTGCACGGACGCGAGTATCTCGACGACGCCGAAGTGGATGAGGCCTTCGCCGAGGTCGAGGAGCGCGAGGCCGGCGCGGCGCACGACGGGCTGACGGTCTTCGCCCGCGACGCGGCGCTTTCGCCACGGACGGACGGCCAGCGGGAGTATGTCGAAGCCATGTTGAAGCACGACATGGTGTTCTGCCTGGGGCCGGCCGGAACGGGGAAGACCTATCTGGCTGTCGCAGTCGCAGTCCACCTGCTGAAGCACGCCCGGACCAAGCGAATCGCCCTGGTGCGGCCGGCCGTTGAGGCGGGCGAGAAGCTCGGGTTTCTGCCGGGCGATTTGCAGGCGAAGGTGAACCCGTACCTGAGACCGCTGTTCGACGCGATGCACGACATGATGACCTATGACCAGCTCAAGCGGTTCATGGTCAGCGATGTGATCGAGGTCATCCCGCTGGCGTACATGCGCGGCCGAACGCTGAACAATGCGGTGATCATTCTGGACGAGGCCCAGAACGCGACGCCATCGCAGATGCTGATGTTCCTGACGCGGCTCGGGCATCACAGCAAGATGATCGTGACGGGCGACGATAGCCAGACGGATCTTCCGCCGGGCACGCAGTCGGGGTTGGTGGATGCCGTCCAGCGACTCCGCGGCGTGCGCGGTATCGACATTGTCCGCTTACGAGAGTCCGATATTGTCAGGCACCGACTTGTTCAGGATGTGGTCGCACGGTATGGGCAAGGCAGAGAGACCGATAACCGCAACGGCACCGGGGGCCCGATCAACGAGCGGCACGGATATGACCGTCCCGAGACCATAGAGATTCGCGAATCTGACGGCGATAATAGGGACTAG